From the genome of Etheostoma spectabile isolate EspeVRDwgs_2016 chromosome 10, UIUC_Espe_1.0, whole genome shotgun sequence, one region includes:
- the sfxn1 gene encoding sideroflexin-1 isoform X2: MAAELSTSINIKEPRWDQTTFVGRAKHFFTVTDPRNILLTDEQLAHAHKVVTDYRKGTVSPGLTEDELWRAKYVFDSAFHPDTGEKMILIGRMSAQVPMNMTITGCMMTFYKTTPAVLLWQWINQSFNAIVNYTNRSGDAPLTVSQLGTAYVSATTGAVATALGLNALTKHISPLIGRFVPFAAVAAANCINIPLMRQRELQHGIPITDENDNRLGESTKAAQQAISQVVVSRILMASPGMAIPPFLMNHLEKKAFLRKFPWMSAPIQVGLVGFCLVFATPLCCALFPQKSSMPVSRLEPELQEKIRASHPGVERVYFNKGL; the protein is encoded by the exons ATGGCAGCAGAGCTTTCCACTTCCATAAACATCAAGGAGCCCCGGTGGGACCAGACCACATTCGTAGGTCGGGCTAAACATTTCTTCACTGTCACAGACCCCAGGAACATTCTCCTCACCGACGAACAACtagcacatgcacacaaagtcGTCACTGACTACAG GAAAGGTACGGTCTCTCCGGGACTGACAGAAGATGAACTGTGGAgagcaaaatatgtttttgattCGGCTTTCCACCCTGATACCGGGGAGaagatgattctgattggccGCATGTCTGCACAAGTTCCAATGAACATGACGATCACTGGATGCATGATGACATTTTACAA GACAACTCCAGCTGTGCTGCTGTGGCAGTGGATCAATCAGTCTTTTAACGCAATAGTCAACTACACCAACAGGAGCGGTGATGCTCCACTCACAGTCAG TCAGCTTGGCACAGCTTATGTGTCTGCCACCACAGGGGCAGTTGCCACCGCTCTAGGACTAAATGCACTAACAAAG CACATCTCACCCCTGATTGGACGGTTTGTTCCATTTGCTGCTGTGGCCGCTGCTAACTGTATCAACATCCCACTGATGAGACAAAG AGAACTTCAACACGGTATTCCTATAACAGATGAGAATGACAACAGGTTAGGAGAGTCGACGAAAGCTGCACAGCAGGCGATCTCTCAAGTTGTGGTGTCCAGAATCCTCATGGCTTCCCCAGGAATGG CAATCCCCCCGTTTTTAATGAACCATCTGGAAAAGAAGGCCTTTCTGAGG AAGTTCCCATGGATGAGTGCACCTATTCAAGTCGGCCTGGTGGGATTCTG CCTGGTGTTTGCCACTCCACTGTGCTGTGCATTGTTCCCTCAGAAGAG CTCTATGCCAGTCAGCCGCCTGGAGCCGGAGCTGCAGGAGAAAATCCGCGCCAGCCACCCCGGAGTGGAGAGGGTCTACTTCAATAAAGGGCTATGA
- the sfxn1 gene encoding sideroflexin-1 isoform X1 gives MPLQIPACALINMAAELSTSINIKEPRWDQTTFVGRAKHFFTVTDPRNILLTDEQLAHAHKVVTDYRKGTVSPGLTEDELWRAKYVFDSAFHPDTGEKMILIGRMSAQVPMNMTITGCMMTFYKTTPAVLLWQWINQSFNAIVNYTNRSGDAPLTVSQLGTAYVSATTGAVATALGLNALTKHISPLIGRFVPFAAVAAANCINIPLMRQRELQHGIPITDENDNRLGESTKAAQQAISQVVVSRILMASPGMAIPPFLMNHLEKKAFLRKFPWMSAPIQVGLVGFCLVFATPLCCALFPQKSSMPVSRLEPELQEKIRASHPGVERVYFNKGL, from the exons ATGCCGCTGCAGATTCCTGCATGCGCTTTG ATAAATATGGCAGCAGAGCTTTCCACTTCCATAAACATCAAGGAGCCCCGGTGGGACCAGACCACATTCGTAGGTCGGGCTAAACATTTCTTCACTGTCACAGACCCCAGGAACATTCTCCTCACCGACGAACAACtagcacatgcacacaaagtcGTCACTGACTACAG GAAAGGTACGGTCTCTCCGGGACTGACAGAAGATGAACTGTGGAgagcaaaatatgtttttgattCGGCTTTCCACCCTGATACCGGGGAGaagatgattctgattggccGCATGTCTGCACAAGTTCCAATGAACATGACGATCACTGGATGCATGATGACATTTTACAA GACAACTCCAGCTGTGCTGCTGTGGCAGTGGATCAATCAGTCTTTTAACGCAATAGTCAACTACACCAACAGGAGCGGTGATGCTCCACTCACAGTCAG TCAGCTTGGCACAGCTTATGTGTCTGCCACCACAGGGGCAGTTGCCACCGCTCTAGGACTAAATGCACTAACAAAG CACATCTCACCCCTGATTGGACGGTTTGTTCCATTTGCTGCTGTGGCCGCTGCTAACTGTATCAACATCCCACTGATGAGACAAAG AGAACTTCAACACGGTATTCCTATAACAGATGAGAATGACAACAGGTTAGGAGAGTCGACGAAAGCTGCACAGCAGGCGATCTCTCAAGTTGTGGTGTCCAGAATCCTCATGGCTTCCCCAGGAATGG CAATCCCCCCGTTTTTAATGAACCATCTGGAAAAGAAGGCCTTTCTGAGG AAGTTCCCATGGATGAGTGCACCTATTCAAGTCGGCCTGGTGGGATTCTG CCTGGTGTTTGCCACTCCACTGTGCTGTGCATTGTTCCCTCAGAAGAG CTCTATGCCAGTCAGCCGCCTGGAGCCGGAGCTGCAGGAGAAAATCCGCGCCAGCCACCCCGGAGTGGAGAGGGTCTACTTCAATAAAGGGCTATGA